From the Phycisphaerae bacterium genome, one window contains:
- a CDS encoding winged helix-turn-helix transcriptional regulator, with translation MDREMTLLPEEKLRCAAECLKVMAHPVRLRIVDLLMQGEFPVHEIAELCGTSPHQTCEHLRLLQGHAFLASERRGRTVYYRIASPRLPKLLECIRSTCESQEDT, from the coding sequence ATGGATCGTGAAATGACGCTGTTGCCGGAAGAAAAGCTCAGGTGTGCAGCCGAGTGCCTCAAGGTCATGGCCCACCCGGTGCGCCTGCGGATCGTGGACTTGCTGATGCAGGGCGAGTTTCCCGTCCACGAGATCGCCGAACTGTGTGGGACCAGCCCCCATCAGACCTGCGAGCACCTGCGACTGCTCCAGGGCCACGCGTTCCTGGCCAGCGAACGCCGCGGGCGGACGGTGTACTACCGGATCGCCTCGCCTCGATTGCCCAAGCTGTTGGAGTGCATCCGCAGCACCTGCGAGTCGCAAGAAGACACATAG